A genomic stretch from Chloroflexota bacterium includes:
- the pheT gene encoding phenylalanine--tRNA ligase subunit beta translates to MRVPLSWLREYVDFDLSPQALAEELTMRGLEVSAIEVSGADWTDVVVGRLLSIERHPNADKLWLTSVDVGSGEPLQVVCGADNIAVGDLVPVALVGSVLPGERRIERSKIRGVESQGMLCSAIELGLGDDAEGIHILGAGDELALGADLRPLLGEVVMDVDVKPNRGDALSMVGLAREVAALAGSSVRMPETSVSEDAGLPVGERISVVIEDAEGCPRFTARWFEGVSNGASPGWMQRRLMAAGMRPISAVVDVTNYVMHELGQPMHAYDADAIPDGRIVVRRAHDGEQLETLDHEKRTLDGRMMVIADAQRAIGLAGIMGGAATEVTGNTTRVILESAIFHGPIIRNTARRLGLRSEASLRHEKGIGHHLPRVAADRAARLIAEITGARVAQGIVDNDPQPRPPGVVTLEIGRIERLLGLPLDQSRIATLLAPLLFEVAGAGEGQVAVTVPEHRADVVAAEDVAEEIARSHGYERIPGRQPKPALPPFRPDPTEPRQRVRRVLVGLGLDEVLTHALIGPRDLELVGLDPGDPTLVRVANPLAEAHSILRPTMAASMFASLAENVRQRRNDAWIFEVGKTYWSDKARGPAWADTAGTGRFEAWHVGVALLGPRVPRSPGVESQDAEVSDLKGLIEALHAALGAPSPAFRPETAEERHAHLHPGRAARIVDPAGHAYGHVGEVEPRVAAAWDLPGRPVIAVINLPQLLALAPAEVRAVAIPSAQPIDRDLAVVVDAGRPVGELLRVVRANAGPLLSHSRLFDEYHGPQVGEGKVSYAIALRFQPETAGDERGVERAMKRIRGALEHHLGAQIR, encoded by the coding sequence ATGCGCGTCCCGCTCTCCTGGCTGCGCGAGTACGTCGACTTCGACCTGTCCCCACAGGCCCTGGCCGAGGAATTGACGATGCGGGGCCTCGAGGTGAGCGCCATCGAGGTGTCCGGCGCGGACTGGACCGACGTGGTTGTCGGGCGGCTCCTCTCCATAGAGCGCCATCCGAACGCCGACAAGCTGTGGCTGACGAGCGTCGATGTGGGGTCGGGGGAGCCGCTCCAGGTCGTGTGCGGGGCGGACAACATCGCGGTGGGCGACCTCGTCCCCGTCGCACTGGTTGGGTCGGTGCTGCCCGGCGAGCGTCGCATCGAGCGGAGCAAGATCCGCGGCGTCGAGTCGCAGGGGATGCTCTGCTCGGCGATCGAGCTGGGGCTGGGCGACGACGCAGAAGGGATCCACATCCTGGGCGCCGGGGACGAGCTGGCACTCGGCGCCGACCTGCGGCCGCTCCTGGGCGAGGTGGTGATGGACGTCGACGTCAAGCCGAACCGGGGCGATGCGCTCTCGATGGTCGGGCTGGCCCGCGAGGTCGCCGCCCTGGCCGGTTCATCGGTCCGCATGCCTGAGACATCGGTCAGTGAGGATGCCGGCCTGCCGGTGGGGGAGAGGATCAGCGTGGTGATCGAGGATGCCGAGGGCTGTCCGCGGTTCACGGCCCGCTGGTTCGAGGGGGTCAGCAACGGCGCCTCTCCCGGCTGGATGCAGCGGCGCCTCATGGCAGCCGGCATGCGCCCCATCAGCGCGGTGGTGGATGTCACCAACTACGTGATGCACGAGCTGGGTCAGCCGATGCATGCGTATGACGCCGATGCCATTCCCGACGGGAGGATCGTGGTGCGTCGCGCGCATGACGGCGAGCAGCTCGAGACGCTCGATCACGAGAAGCGCACTCTCGACGGCCGGATGATGGTGATCGCCGATGCGCAGCGCGCCATCGGCCTGGCCGGGATCATGGGCGGGGCCGCCACCGAGGTCACCGGGAACACGACCCGCGTCATCCTCGAATCGGCGATCTTCCACGGGCCGATCATCCGCAACACGGCGCGGCGGCTGGGCCTGCGCTCCGAGGCCAGCCTGCGTCACGAGAAGGGGATCGGGCATCACCTGCCGCGGGTCGCCGCAGACCGAGCGGCTCGGCTCATCGCCGAGATCACCGGCGCTCGCGTGGCCCAGGGCATCGTGGACAACGATCCGCAGCCACGTCCGCCCGGCGTGGTGACGCTCGAGATTGGCCGCATCGAACGCCTCCTGGGCCTTCCGCTGGATCAGTCCCGGATCGCCACCCTGCTGGCGCCCCTGCTGTTCGAGGTGGCGGGCGCTGGCGAGGGGCAGGTGGCGGTCACCGTTCCCGAGCATCGCGCCGATGTCGTCGCAGCGGAGGACGTGGCCGAGGAGATCGCCCGCAGCCACGGCTACGAGCGCATCCCGGGCCGTCAGCCCAAACCCGCCCTGCCACCCTTCCGTCCGGACCCGACCGAACCACGACAGCGGGTGCGGCGCGTGCTGGTAGGGCTGGGCCTGGACGAGGTGCTGACCCACGCGCTGATCGGGCCGCGCGACCTCGAGCTGGTTGGTCTCGATCCCGGTGACCCCACCCTGGTGCGAGTCGCAAACCCGCTGGCCGAGGCCCACAGCATCCTGCGCCCCACCATGGCCGCCTCGATGTTCGCCTCACTGGCCGAGAACGTGCGCCAGCGCCGAAACGACGCGTGGATCTTCGAGGTGGGCAAGACCTATTGGAGCGACAAGGCCCGCGGTCCTGCGTGGGCCGACACGGCTGGGACCGGCAGGTTCGAGGCCTGGCATGTCGGCGTTGCGTTGCTCGGGCCACGGGTGCCACGGTCCCCGGGCGTGGAGTCGCAGGATGCCGAGGTTAGCGACCTGAAGGGACTCATCGAGGCGCTGCACGCTGCGCTGGGGGCACCCTCACCTGCCTTTCGGCCGGAGACAGCGGAGGAGCGTCACGCTCATCTCCATCCCGGGCGAGCGGCGCGGATCGTCGATCCCGCGGGCCACGCCTATGGCCACGTCGGGGAGGTTGAGCCACGCGTCGCGGCCGCATGGGACCTGCCCGGCCGGCCGGTGATCGCCGTCATCAACCTGCCGCAGCTGCTGGCCCTCGCCCCGGCAGAGGTCCGGGCGGTGGCCATCCCGAGCGCGCAGCCGATCGACCGCGACCTGGCGGTGGTCGTGGACGCGGGCAGGCCGGTCGGTGAGCTGCTGCGCGTTGTGCGCGCCAATGCCGGTCCGCTGCTCAGTCACTCGCGCCTCTTCGACGAATACCACGGGCCCCAGGTGGGGGAGGGCAAGGTCTCGTACGCGATCGCCCTTCGCTTCCAGCCTGAGACCGCCGGAGACGAGCGCGGCGTGGAGCGCGCCATGAAGCGGATCCGCGGCGCGCTCGAGCACCACCTCGGTGCCCAGATCCGATGA
- the rplT gene encoding 50S ribosomal protein L20, whose translation MARVKRGVAAHKRHKRLLAQARGRRGTRSKLIRPAREALFHALVYAYRDRRDRKRDMRRLWIERINAASRQHGMPYGRFIAGLKSAGVEVDRKMLADLAIRDAGAFGKMVEMAKASFSG comes from the coding sequence ATGGCACGAGTCAAGCGCGGCGTCGCAGCGCACAAGCGCCACAAGCGACTCCTCGCGCAGGCGCGGGGGCGTCGCGGTACGCGCTCGAAGCTGATCAGACCGGCTCGCGAGGCGCTCTTCCACGCCCTGGTGTACGCGTACCGGGATCGTCGCGACCGCAAGCGCGACATGCGCCGGCTGTGGATCGAGCGCATCAACGCCGCCTCTCGCCAGCACGGGATGCCGTACGGCCGCTTCATCGCCGGCCTGAAGTCCGCGGGCGTCGAGGTCGACCGGAAGATGCTCGCCGACCTCGCGATTCGCGATGCCGGTGCCTTCGGCAAGATGGTCGAGATGGCAAAGGCCTCGTTTAGCGGCTAG
- the rpmI gene encoding 50S ribosomal protein L35, which translates to MPKMKSHKGTAKRYKKTGSGKWVRPKAGSGHHLEIKSSSRKRRYAGKTSVDPVHAKQLARLLPYS; encoded by the coding sequence ATGCCGAAAATGAAGAGCCACAAGGGAACAGCCAAGCGGTATAAGAAGACAGGCTCCGGCAAGTGGGTTCGCCCCAAGGCGGGGAGCGGCCACCACCTCGAGATCAAGTCGAGCAGCCGCAAGCGCCGCTACGCCGGCAAGACCAGCGTCGACCCGGTGCACGCCAAGCAGCTCGCGCGGCTGCTTCCCTACAGCTAG
- the paaC gene encoding 1,2-phenylacetyl-CoA epoxidase subunit PaaC, with protein MTELDRETRDALAELLLAMADDEFVLGFWDSEWTGIAPILEEDVAMSSVSQDEIGHAKALYELLAELTGEDADRIAFGRPADGYRHAALMNHARTDWAFSIARRFLYEHADAVRLESLAASAHQPLADLAVKMRREETYHILHFDLWLRRLAEGGEESRTRLAAAIEQLWGDAQAVFAPLAGEGTLVAAGILPEALETLRSRWLERVSARLGAAGLPVPRNAERPHADSRTRHTDEFAWLHGEFTMVSGSEADATW; from the coding sequence ATGACCGAGCTGGATCGCGAGACGCGAGACGCGCTGGCCGAGCTGCTGCTGGCGATGGCCGACGACGAGTTCGTGCTGGGCTTCTGGGATTCCGAGTGGACCGGCATTGCGCCCATCCTCGAGGAAGACGTCGCGATGAGCTCGGTCAGCCAGGACGAGATCGGGCATGCCAAGGCGCTGTACGAGCTGCTGGCCGAGCTGACCGGCGAGGACGCGGATCGGATCGCGTTCGGGCGTCCCGCTGACGGCTACCGGCATGCAGCGCTGATGAACCATGCACGCACCGATTGGGCCTTCAGCATCGCCCGTCGCTTCCTGTACGAGCACGCCGATGCGGTGCGCCTCGAGTCGCTGGCCGCCTCCGCGCACCAGCCACTCGCCGACCTGGCGGTCAAGATGCGACGCGAGGAGACTTACCATATCCTCCATTTCGATCTCTGGCTGCGGCGTCTGGCGGAGGGCGGTGAGGAGTCGCGGACGCGCCTCGCGGCGGCGATCGAGCAGCTCTGGGGGGATGCCCAGGCGGTCTTCGCGCCGCTTGCCGGCGAGGGGACGCTGGTCGCCGCGGGAATCCTGCCGGAGGCACTGGAAACGCTTCGCTCACGCTGGCTGGAGCGCGTCTCGGCGCGCCTGGGGGCCGCCGGGCTCCCCGTGCCGAGGAACGCCGAGCGGCCCCATGCCGACAGTCGCACGCGGCACACCGACGAGTTCGCCTGGCTGCATGGCGAGTTCACGATGGTGTCCGGCTCCGAGGCGGACGCGACGTGGTAG
- the thrS gene encoding threonine--tRNA ligase, which produces MAIDSDEVRSAADELLDAGAHDSLDTMRHSTAHVMAAAVLELFPEAKLGIGPAIRDGFYYDFDLPRALTPADLEAIEERMRSQVAAKLPFERSELGRDEAVARETAAGQTYKAEIIGELPAGEVISFYRHGNFTDLCRGPHLESTGRIGPFKLLNSAAAYWRGDEKRPMLQRIYGSVWENQEDLDRYVWRVEEAKKRDHRRIGRDLDLFSFHPESPAAPFWHPRGMALWRALEAWSRQVRREGGFVEVRTPALVRKELWETSGHWSHFRENLFVLQDGDHLAGLKPMNCPESMLIFKTALRSYRDLPMRLADYSWLFRNERTGALAGMFRVRQLTQDDSHVICREDQVVDEVNLALRLVRRQYEPFGFEPRFKLATRPDKKLGSDEFWDMAEGQLAGALESAGIEYTIDPGGGAFYAPKVDVFIDDALGREWQMATVQIDYQLPQRFEMEYRAADGGTARPVVVHYAIYGSFERFIGVITEHYAGAFPAWLAPVQVMVIPIADRHVEYAGKVRDALFEAGLRAEVDDRSERMQAKLRDAQEQKVPVMLVLGDRDQEAGAVSPRLRTGESTQGIGLATFIADLSGRVERRELWPYAPGEEQP; this is translated from the coding sequence ATGGCGATCGACTCTGACGAGGTCCGTTCAGCGGCCGACGAGCTGCTGGATGCCGGCGCCCACGACAGCCTCGACACGATGCGCCACTCGACCGCGCACGTCATGGCGGCTGCCGTCCTGGAGCTGTTTCCGGAGGCGAAGCTGGGGATCGGGCCGGCCATCCGTGACGGCTTCTACTACGACTTCGACCTGCCGCGTGCCCTGACGCCCGCCGACCTCGAGGCGATCGAGGAGCGGATGCGGTCGCAGGTCGCTGCCAAGCTGCCGTTCGAGCGCAGCGAGCTCGGTCGCGACGAGGCGGTTGCCCGCGAGACGGCGGCGGGGCAGACGTACAAGGCCGAGATCATCGGTGAGCTGCCGGCTGGCGAGGTGATCAGCTTCTACCGCCACGGGAACTTCACCGACCTGTGTCGCGGCCCCCATCTCGAGTCGACCGGCAGGATCGGTCCCTTCAAGCTGCTCAACTCGGCCGCCGCCTACTGGCGCGGCGACGAAAAGCGGCCGATGCTGCAGCGCATCTACGGCTCGGTGTGGGAGAACCAGGAGGACCTGGACCGCTACGTGTGGCGCGTCGAGGAGGCGAAGAAGCGAGACCACCGCAGGATCGGCCGGGACCTCGACCTCTTCAGCTTTCACCCCGAATCGCCCGCCGCCCCGTTCTGGCATCCGCGCGGGATGGCGCTCTGGCGTGCGCTCGAGGCCTGGTCGCGACAGGTCCGCCGTGAGGGCGGCTTCGTCGAGGTGCGGACTCCTGCCCTGGTCCGCAAGGAGCTGTGGGAGACCTCAGGGCACTGGAGCCACTTCCGGGAGAACCTCTTCGTGCTCCAGGACGGCGATCACCTGGCCGGTCTGAAGCCGATGAACTGCCCCGAGTCGATGCTGATCTTCAAGACCGCGCTTCGTTCGTATCGCGACCTGCCGATGCGTCTGGCCGACTACAGCTGGCTCTTCCGCAACGAGCGGACGGGCGCCCTGGCGGGGATGTTCCGCGTGCGGCAGCTGACCCAGGACGACTCCCACGTCATCTGCCGCGAGGACCAGGTGGTCGACGAGGTGAATCTCGCCCTGCGGCTGGTGCGGCGGCAATACGAGCCATTCGGCTTCGAGCCTCGCTTCAAGCTCGCCACCCGCCCGGACAAGAAGCTCGGCAGCGACGAGTTCTGGGACATGGCCGAGGGGCAGCTGGCCGGTGCGCTCGAGTCGGCCGGTATCGAGTACACCATCGATCCCGGTGGAGGGGCCTTCTACGCACCCAAGGTCGACGTCTTCATCGACGACGCGCTGGGGCGCGAGTGGCAGATGGCGACCGTGCAGATCGACTATCAGCTGCCGCAGCGCTTCGAGATGGAGTATCGCGCCGCCGATGGCGGGACCGCGCGCCCGGTGGTCGTGCACTACGCCATCTACGGCAGCTTCGAGCGATTCATCGGCGTCATCACCGAGCATTACGCGGGGGCCTTCCCGGCGTGGCTGGCGCCGGTGCAGGTCATGGTCATCCCGATCGCGGACCGACACGTGGAGTACGCGGGCAAGGTGCGAGACGCCCTCTTCGAGGCCGGGCTGCGGGCCGAGGTGGACGACCGCTCCGAGCGGATGCAGGCCAAGCTGCGAGACGCCCAGGAGCAGAAGGTGCCGGTGATGCTGGTGCTCGGCGATCGAGACCAGGAGGCCGGCGCCGTCAGCCCACGCCTTCGGACCGGCGAATCAACGCAGGGGATCGGGCTGGCGACTTTCATCGCGGACCTCAGCGGGCGGGTCGAGCGTCGCGAGCTGTGGCCGTACGCTCCAGGGGAGGAGCAGCCCTGA
- the infC gene encoding translation initiation factor IF-3 has protein sequence MGHASGSDGGSFVEGAAALIAKDLRINDMIRVREVRVIDEEGQQLGVLPTTEALALAQEKGLDLVEVAPAAVPPVCRILDYGQYKYELQKREREAKRKQKSQTFKEIRLRVKIDVNDLRTKLRRAGEFLDEGDRVKVTVQFRGREMTHANLGRDLLDRASAMLEEHGVVERPPLLEGRNMFIVMAPPEKRVEKKNGAAEGATPASASNGETIGDAVVAKGLTVEPEPTEQAQHAENEEPQGNSQAV, from the coding sequence ATGGGCCACGCGTCCGGATCGGACGGTGGCTCATTTGTTGAAGGAGCGGCAGCACTCATAGCCAAGGATCTCCGAATCAACGACATGATCCGCGTCCGCGAGGTACGGGTCATCGATGAAGAGGGTCAGCAACTCGGCGTCCTGCCCACCACGGAAGCCCTGGCGCTGGCCCAGGAGAAGGGACTCGACCTCGTGGAGGTCGCTCCCGCCGCGGTACCACCGGTGTGTCGCATCCTGGACTACGGCCAGTACAAGTACGAGCTCCAGAAGCGCGAGCGCGAGGCGAAGCGAAAGCAGAAGTCACAGACGTTCAAGGAGATCCGTCTTCGGGTCAAGATCGACGTCAATGACCTGCGAACCAAGCTGCGACGAGCGGGGGAGTTCCTGGACGAGGGCGACCGCGTCAAGGTCACCGTGCAGTTCCGGGGGCGGGAGATGACCCACGCCAACCTGGGGCGTGATCTCCTCGATCGGGCGTCGGCGATGCTCGAGGAGCACGGGGTGGTTGAACGGCCACCACTCCTCGAAGGCCGCAACATGTTCATCGTGATGGCCCCGCCCGAGAAGCGGGTCGAGAAGAAGAACGGCGCGGCCGAGGGAGCCACCCCCGCATCGGCCTCGAATGGAGAGACGATCGGCGACGCGGTTGTCGCCAAGGGGCTCACGGTCGAGCCAGAACCTACGGAGCAGGCCCAGCATGCCGAAAATGAAGAGCCACAAGGGAACAGCCAAGCGGTATAA
- the paaA gene encoding 1,2-phenylacetyl-CoA epoxidase subunit PaaA, with amino-acid sequence MDDAARADAFYARVSGGGKVEPDDWMPDDYRAAVLKFVEMHANSELMGVLPEREWILRAPTLRRKLALTSKVQDEVGHAQLLYRVAEDLGKSREQMLQDLIDGKTKFHNVFHYPTRNWADVGIIAWLVDAAAIVSQQALRDSSYAPYARTMKKICWEESVHIMHGRDVVLTLMNGTDAQRATVQDALDRWWGPLMQMHGPPTNPATDRDLIWKIKAKGNEQLRQEFLSIYVPRIRELGLVIPDSALAYDEEAGRWIYTEPDWDELRFVVTGHGPKSQERLEFRRDARATTQWVRDAIIGPVGAAA; translated from the coding sequence ATGGACGACGCAGCACGGGCCGATGCGTTCTACGCGCGCGTGTCGGGCGGCGGCAAGGTCGAGCCGGACGACTGGATGCCGGATGACTACCGCGCGGCGGTGCTCAAGTTCGTCGAGATGCACGCCAACAGCGAGCTGATGGGCGTGCTCCCCGAGCGGGAGTGGATCCTGCGCGCCCCGACCCTGCGCCGAAAGCTTGCGCTCACCAGCAAGGTCCAGGACGAGGTGGGCCACGCCCAGCTCCTGTACCGCGTCGCCGAGGACCTGGGCAAGAGCCGCGAGCAGATGCTGCAGGACCTCATCGACGGCAAGACGAAGTTCCACAACGTTTTTCACTACCCGACCCGCAACTGGGCCGACGTGGGCATCATCGCCTGGCTCGTCGACGCCGCGGCGATCGTCAGCCAGCAGGCGCTGCGTGACTCGTCATACGCCCCGTACGCGCGCACCATGAAGAAGATCTGTTGGGAGGAATCGGTGCACATCATGCATGGGCGGGATGTGGTGCTCACCCTCATGAACGGGACCGATGCCCAGCGCGCCACGGTGCAGGACGCCCTCGACCGATGGTGGGGCCCGCTGATGCAGATGCATGGCCCTCCCACCAACCCGGCCACGGACCGCGACCTGATCTGGAAGATCAAGGCCAAGGGCAACGAGCAGCTGCGCCAGGAGTTCCTGTCGATCTACGTGCCCCGCATCCGTGAGCTCGGCCTGGTGATCCCGGATTCCGCCCTCGCCTACGACGAGGAGGCCGGTCGCTGGATCTACACCGAGCCAGACTGGGACGAGCTGCGCTTCGTCGTAACCGGCCACGGTCCGAAGTCACAGGAGCGCCTGGAGTTCCGGCGCGACGCCCGCGCCACCACGCAGTGGGTCCGCGACGCGATCATCGGTCCGGTCGGCGCGGCGGCCTGA
- a CDS encoding phenylacetic acid degradation protein PaaB: MGSKDRVWEVFRQEAEGDPMIHGGSVKAPDEELATHYAREFYGRRQESQRLWIVPRDAITELDDPDLLKPPFDRSFKRPGGFLIKHKLEAARERAGSPQLDEAGE, from the coding sequence ATGGGCTCCAAGGATCGCGTCTGGGAGGTCTTCCGCCAGGAGGCCGAGGGCGACCCGATGATCCACGGCGGCAGCGTCAAGGCACCGGACGAGGAGCTGGCCACGCACTACGCCCGCGAGTTCTACGGCCGAAGGCAGGAGAGCCAGCGCCTGTGGATCGTGCCGCGGGACGCGATCACCGAGCTGGATGATCCGGATCTCCTCAAACCGCCGTTCGATCGGTCGTTCAAGCGCCCCGGCGGGTTCCTGATCAAGCACAAGCTCGAGGCAGCTCGTGAGCGGGCTGGCAGCCCGCAGCTTGACGAGGCGGGGGAATGA
- a CDS encoding CvpA family protein codes for MDFLTKLGPIDLFVAAVLAAGVFAGFMQGMVRQALNIVVVIVAFIIAGLLHDPFDSILSGWNVFGPELRLQLVFLILFVGLTIGGWFIVRVFWRGTRLPIAKQLDELGGAVLGFVFAALSIVMTLVVMDTFFRTAPDAAVNSAGPLKGFYDAMDSSVLVDFFRATLIPTLGQAARPFVPSDIAEFLTGS; via the coding sequence GTGGATTTTCTGACCAAGCTTGGACCGATCGACCTGTTCGTGGCCGCTGTCCTGGCCGCCGGCGTATTCGCCGGCTTCATGCAGGGCATGGTGCGACAGGCGCTGAACATCGTGGTGGTGATCGTGGCATTCATCATCGCCGGGCTGCTGCACGATCCATTTGACAGCATCCTCAGTGGCTGGAACGTCTTCGGCCCCGAACTCCGGCTGCAGCTGGTCTTCCTGATCCTATTCGTGGGTCTCACCATCGGCGGCTGGTTCATCGTCCGCGTCTTCTGGCGTGGGACCCGCCTCCCGATCGCCAAGCAGCTCGACGAGCTCGGCGGGGCGGTGCTCGGCTTCGTCTTTGCCGCACTCTCGATCGTGATGACGCTCGTGGTCATGGACACCTTCTTTCGGACGGCGCCGGATGCCGCAGTCAACTCGGCCGGCCCGCTGAAGGGCTTCTACGACGCGATGGACTCATCGGTGTTGGTCGACTTCTTCCGCGCCACCCTGATCCCAACCCTGGGCCAGGCTGCGCGCCCATTCGTGCCATCCGACATCGCCGAGTTCCTGACGGGGTCGTGA
- the paaD gene encoding 1,2-phenylacetyl-CoA epoxidase subunit PaaD, producing MVAAAPTRESAVWAALAQIADPEIPAISLVDLGVIRGFTFEPQPTGGERLTVELMPTFVGCPAIDVMRQQIGERLTDLRLADEVAVELTFAEPWTSDRISPAGREALRASGFAPPVTIGSTFSGDSLTVLPIATCPYCASRNTTLENPFGPTLCRAIYHCADCRQPFEAFKPV from the coding sequence GTGGTAGCCGCGGCGCCAACCCGCGAATCGGCGGTGTGGGCTGCGCTGGCTCAGATCGCGGACCCTGAGATCCCTGCGATCAGCCTGGTGGACCTTGGTGTGATCCGGGGCTTCACGTTCGAGCCGCAGCCGACCGGCGGGGAGCGCCTCACGGTGGAGCTGATGCCGACCTTCGTCGGCTGTCCGGCGATCGACGTGATGCGCCAGCAGATCGGCGAGCGACTGACGGATCTGCGTCTTGCGGATGAGGTTGCGGTGGAGCTGACCTTTGCCGAGCCATGGACCTCGGACCGCATCTCGCCAGCCGGACGCGAGGCCCTGCGCGCCAGCGGATTCGCGCCACCGGTGACCATCGGCTCAACCTTCAGCGGCGATTCGCTGACGGTGCTGCCGATTGCGACCTGCCCGTACTGCGCCTCGCGCAACACGACCCTGGAGAACCCATTCGGACCGACTTTGTGCCGGGCGATCTACCACTGCGCAGACTGCCGCCAGCCGTTCGAGGCCTTCAAGCCGGTCTGA
- a CDS encoding VOC family protein has translation MRGIGQLALHSTDPGRAAEFYESAFGFRRRAADDGGVDLELGGFELSFRRAERAARDGMQIGFRVDTASEVDGWAQDLALRGFALVGPPSGDRYEGTRSFRVADPDGRQVAIFYHYPS, from the coding sequence ATGCGCGGCATCGGCCAGCTGGCCCTCCATTCGACCGATCCGGGCCGGGCCGCCGAGTTCTACGAGTCAGCCTTCGGCTTCAGGCGCCGAGCGGCGGACGACGGCGGGGTGGACCTCGAGCTCGGCGGGTTCGAGCTCAGCTTCCGTCGTGCCGAGCGGGCGGCGCGGGACGGGATGCAGATCGGCTTCCGGGTCGACACCGCGTCGGAGGTCGACGGCTGGGCCCAGGACCTCGCCCTGCGCGGATTTGCGCTGGTCGGGCCACCATCGGGCGACCGGTATGAGGGGACACGATCCTTTCGGGTGGCTGACCCCGACGGACGCCAGGTGGCGATCTTCTACCACTACCCGTCCTGA
- the pheS gene encoding phenylalanine--tRNA ligase subunit alpha, with amino-acid sequence MSDLADRLQQLQTEAEAELAAAADARAVEGLRASLFGRSGRLTILLRGLREVDPAERPATGSLANAVREALEAGIAAHLAGLGESDASARLFDEAIDMSAPGRPWRVGHLHPTMTVERDLREIFHAFGFEVFEGPEIETEAMNFEALNIPPDHPSRDLWDTLYVAGEGGDPRQPASDGTILRTHTSPVQIRAMRALTPPIRVITPGRCFRYEAVDASHGFEFFQVEGLVVDRDTSLADLKGMLEEFARALYGEATRTRFRPGYYPFTEPSVAFDVSCLVCGGSGCAACGRSGWMTILGAGMVHPTVLRAGGIDPDAFQGYAFGMGLDRITLLRHGIPDLRLLMSADLRFLEQFPAGR; translated from the coding sequence ATGAGCGACCTTGCCGACCGACTGCAGCAGCTTCAGACCGAGGCCGAAGCCGAGCTGGCCGCAGCCGCCGACGCTCGGGCGGTGGAAGGGCTGCGCGCCTCGCTCTTCGGCCGATCCGGGCGCCTGACCATCCTGCTCCGCGGCCTGCGAGAGGTGGATCCGGCCGAGCGGCCGGCAACCGGCAGCCTGGCAAACGCCGTTCGCGAGGCCCTCGAGGCGGGGATCGCTGCGCACCTGGCAGGCCTGGGCGAGAGCGACGCCAGTGCGCGGCTCTTCGACGAGGCCATCGACATGAGCGCACCGGGCCGGCCATGGCGGGTGGGGCACCTGCACCCCACCATGACCGTCGAGCGCGATCTGCGGGAGATCTTCCACGCCTTCGGCTTCGAGGTCTTCGAGGGTCCCGAGATCGAGACCGAGGCGATGAACTTCGAGGCGCTCAACATCCCGCCGGACCACCCGTCGCGGGACCTGTGGGACACCCTGTACGTGGCCGGCGAGGGCGGGGACCCACGGCAGCCGGCATCGGACGGCACGATCCTGCGCACCCACACCAGCCCGGTGCAGATCCGGGCAATGCGCGCGCTGACACCACCGATCCGGGTGATCACCCCGGGCCGCTGCTTCCGCTACGAGGCGGTCGATGCCTCGCATGGCTTCGAGTTCTTCCAGGTCGAGGGGCTGGTGGTCGACCGCGACACGAGCCTCGCCGACCTCAAGGGGATGCTCGAGGAGTTTGCGCGCGCACTGTATGGAGAGGCGACGAGGACCCGGTTCCGCCCCGGCTATTATCCGTTCACAGAGCCGAGTGTCGCCTTTGACGTCAGCTGCCTGGTCTGCGGTGGCTCGGGCTGCGCCGCCTGTGGCCGATCGGGCTGGATGACGATCCTGGGCGCCGGGATGGTCCATCCGACCGTGCTGCGCGCCGGCGGGATCGATCCGGATGCATTCCAGGGCTATGCCTTCGGCATGGGGCTCGACCGCATCACGCTGCTGCGCCATGGCATCCCCGACCTGCGGCTCCTGATGAGCGCCGATCTGCGCTTCCTCGAACAGTTCCCGGCGGGGCGCTGA